DNA sequence from the Candoia aspera isolate rCanAsp1 chromosome 10, rCanAsp1.hap2, whole genome shotgun sequence genome:
TTCAGCAAAGTGGTGGGTTTGGTCCTGTAATCATCCTTTTGAACTTAAGCTGTGCCACCAGTTCTACAGCTGGCTGAAAGTGGAGATTCTAGGAATAAAACATGTCTGCATGCAACAGGCTACATGTTCTTTTCCGCATCACAGACTCACAGAGACTTCAAACAGCCCAGCTCTTGAACACACTATGTGGCAAGGGACCATATTACAGCTCTCACCAGCAAAGACCAAACAGAACATTTTCATTCAGTTTTCcttaacctggtgctctccagatgccttggacttcaattcccaaaatccCCAAAGAACACAGAATGATGGGAGTGGAAGACCAAGACATTGTGCAGGCACAAGCTTGAGAACAGTTGCATTAAAGTCAACTTGACCTAGTTTTCATGCTGCCCAGCATCAATTCACTCACCTGAATTTCTGACTGGGTCAAGGTTTCTGCTTCCTTGGATAGAAGAATAATCTGCCTGGAGTTGCCATTGGTATCTGGTGCCCTGAAGTGGAGTGCAGTTGGTGATAACCCCTTGTGCACAGCATCCTCCTGATGCCCATTTGCAGACATCTGGCACTCTCTACTGATTTTTTGGACAAATGagctcattttcttcctttttgtcgGGGCCTTGAATTCAGccttttctggggagatgaaCTTGCTATAGAGAAAGCTGTTGTCCAAGCGAGAATAAGGCTTGCCTTCCACAACCCTTCGGTCTACGAAGTTGGACAAAAGAGAGGTCCCTTTGAGAATATTGCTTCTAATCAAGTTGGTCTGATTCACAATAGCTTTGGGGGCAATAACTTTGCCCTTGGTATCTCCTGGGCTTCGCTGGAGTTTTCCAAGAAAAGCCCCAATCTCCTCCTCAGTCTTGTATTGCTGGTTTTCCCAAGAGTAAGATCTCCTGTCTATGCTGCAATCCCACGATTTATCTTCTTTACTGAGATAAGGGTTCTCAATCTCCTCCGTGTCTTCTTCTGCCCATCCTGGCTCCTCCCCCTTGGGTCCTGTTCCCTTCTCTGAGTTTGCCTCAGTCAGAACAAACAGCTCACCTAATGCTGCTGGGAGAGGAACCTTCGACTTGGGAGTGATGTGGTTCTCGTCGATAGGTGGAAGGACCTTGGGCTTGGCAAGGATAGAAGGGCGTGGAGGCCTCAGGAGGACTTTTGAGGGCTTCCGGAGGTCAGCAGGGTCCATGTTGCGTAGGGTGTCTACAAAATGCTCcatttccacttcctcaggttcctGTTCTGATGTCTGGTTGCTGCTTCTGGTGTTTCCCCTTGGAGGTTCAGGCAATGACAAGGAAGTTAGCGTACCATCAGGGGGACCCTTTTGTTCTGGTGCAAATACTGGAGAACCTTTGCCTGCAGTCTGCTGTTCTTCCTTTAGTTCATCCTGCGTTCTGGCTTCATGATGCCCTGGAGAAGTTTGCTGAGATGCCACAGAGATTCCAGTTTCGCCTGCAGCGTCCAACGGGCCCTTATTTCTTCTGTTTGCAGTCAAGCTGGCTTTTCCCACGCCTAACAAGCTGCTCTCTTGATCTGACCCATTTGCTATTGGGTCTCCTGCATTGGGCATGCCTTGCTCTGGTTCAGACCTGCTCCCTGCGAACAGGTTGCTGTGCTTCTGGGAGGCAGATTTGCTGGGCAAGCTGCAGTCTCTCTGGGGTGTGCTGAAGGGAGTTACTCCCTCCCTGACTATGGTAGCCTCTCTGTTTGACGCGCAAGCAGGGCTCGGCACAAGCACACACCTTGGCCTCTGGGCATCCATCACACTGGCATTTTGAGAGTGAGTCATGCCATTCTCCGGCTGTGACTCTGGCATGGAGCAGATGCAAGATCTGGGGAAGGAGGAGTGGATTCTTTGGTGGGACTCAGCATCAGGGAGATCAGCCTGGGTTTGCCTGTTTTCTTCCAGCAGACTGCTGGTGGTGGAGCTTGGAGCAGGGGACTTCTCTTGCCagccctggctggggttccctgATCCAGGGGCAGACAGAATAATCTCTCGCCCGGCTTGATAAATGGTAGAGTATCCAGGTTGGGGCACAATGACTTGTTGTTTGGCTCTCAAGACAACCACACTGCTGCCCTTGGGCCCATACCACTGGGTTTGGGATTTGGCTACAGTGCTGGAACTCACAACATGAGGCACTGGCTTGAACACACAAGGCTCCTCAAAAAATTTAGTGCTTGTGGCAGAGGATATGTGATTTCCCCCTGAGGATCCAGAGAATGAAGTAGCATTGAGGGTGCTGGATGGAGAACTTTCTGCTGAGGATCGAAGAGCAATGGCACCAGGCAACTTGCTTTCCCTCAAGGATCTACTGTCTGCCATGGAGCAATCACCATTTAGCATATGGCTTTCCTTCTGGGACATGGTTCCACCAATACTGTCAGGAGAAACAGCAAGATTCTTCTCTTCCTGGAGACCATCAGTGTTTGTGACATGGTTCTCTTTTGGAAATCCAGCATCTCCAGGACTGTGAACAGCAGCATGACAGAGAGTTGTTCCCGGTGATTCAGTAACTCTGGTACTCTTGCCATCTTGCGCCTCTGTCCTCAACTGGTCCTTCGGCTTGGGAGGCCGGGAATAAACTTGAGCAAACACAGGCCCATGAGCTGTAAAATTTCTCCGTGGACTGAGAGAGCAGGAATGCCCCTCAACTGCTGTGGAAGAGAAGCCTCTAGGCTCCACCAGGGCAGGTGAGCCCTCAGTGTCCATTTTGGACAAAGAATGCCAGCTGTCTGCTTGGGAGGATAAAGGTATGACATCTGGTGGAGGAGGCAAGCAGTTGACCTCTGCTGGGGAAGCTGAGCACCTGGCACTTGCAGAGGAGGAAGAGCATCCATTGACTGGTGGGTGGAATGGACACCTGGTGTCCGAGGAGGGTGATGAACGCTTTGCACCTATTGGGGAAGGTGAGCTCCTGGCATCTGATGAGGGAGACACGCTCCTGCTGTCTGCTGGGGTGAATGGCTGCTTGGTCTCCACCATTGAAGAAACTGGAGAAGGTGGCTGTCTGATGCTTCCTCCAGAATAGAAACGCCTCATATCTGCCACAGAATAGGAGGACCTGTTTTCTGACAAGGAGGATGAGTGCTGGGTATCATCCAGGGAAGAGGAGGACTGGTTCTCTGTTCTGGAAGGCGAATATCTCCTCCCTACTGGAGAATGTGAATGGCTGCTGCCTGCTGGCAAGGGGGGCACCTGTGTTTGCCTGGCCTTGGCTGGGGAAAGGGGCTGCTGCGTTGGTGCTAGGGAGGGAGGCTGCGCCCCACCTCCCAGACAGTGGGACCTCTGGCTTTCTGCTGTACCAGAAGGACGCTGAGGACTAGGAGAAGAGGACTGCTTGGCATCCTCTGAGAAAGGGGATTGCCTTCTCCCTGCTGGAGAACAAGACTTCCTGGCATTTGCTGGAGAAAGGCGTTGCTTGGCATCTACTGAGGCCAAGTTGGATGGTGAAACAGAATTCTTGGAACTGGCGGGGTGAGAAGAGTGGGCATCATCTGGGGCTGAAAGTAAGCGCCTGGTAGGTATGGGAGAATGGGAGGGCCTGGTTTCGGCTGAAGGAGCTGGGCCAGTGACGTCCATCCCCACAAGTCCTTTCTCCCAGGCCTCAAGCAGCTTGGACACTCTAGAGGGGCTGCTGGTTCTGGCGCCTTCTCCCTCAACCGTCAGGGAGGCTGCTGACACTTTGCCAAAGGGAGTTTTGACATTCTTCTTGAGAGAGTCAAGAGCATTTTTCTTTGGTCGCAGCGGAGGTCTTGGGGCATGTCCTCTTGGCCTGCTTTGACAAGAGGGTGTACTGTTGGCAACTTTCTCCATGCTGGGATGAAAGCAAAGCAGGTCTCTGCCAATATCTGCCCCCCTTTGAGGCTGAAGCTGCTTGTTGTTGCCTTCCCAAGAGGTTCCTCTGGATTTACAAAAGCTAgagttggggtggggtgggagaaaaggaaagcaaatgatTAACCCTGGTCCCCAGTGTGCCACTTCTCTTGGAGCCTGGCAGGGTCCTTCCTCCCTCTGATTTCCTTGAACCTTACTTAaagacaacaacagcaacaatgaaaCAGGCATACTGCGAAATGAGGTGCTAGCTTCAAGgataatctttattttcaaagatGCCTCTGGGTCCCTACTAAAAACCAGTCTAATGCCTTATGTGGAAGGGTGGCCTTCTGCCCATGAAAAGACAAAAATAGGCTGAATTAATAGAGGGCATTTGGGGTGAGGCTGTGGACAGAGAGAGCAGCCTTGCTAATTTGCTTTCAATAAATGGGTTGTTTGTGACTGAACCTCCTTCCCATGgcaccattttgtgagagcacccgAAGAATGAAATCCAAATTCTAAATCTGCTCAACAGTCTAATTATGAACTCCCTCCATTACAGATCCAAAGATTTCCCAAAGTAAATGTATCTCCAATGTTTAAATCCCTTCCTACTGCTAATCCTTCCAGTGTTCAGGATTGCTATGTTGTTCTGACTTTGCATGGCAAAACTGTCCTCCGACTAGCAACAGTGAAATGCAGGTGGGGAAGAGTAGGCTGCTTGCCAAAATTGCAGGCccctgtgctgccttcttcccctcccaTCTGAGCGTTTCCCCTGGCATCAGCAGGGCAGAGTTGCCGATAAAGCTGCAACTTTGAGGCAGATGTGAGAGGACTGCTGAGGAGATATAGAGGCCCAGCAGGACAAAGCACAATGTAAAAAAGGTGCAAGACCTACCTTCTGGCCattaacagaaaagaagaaaaaatctcaAAAAGAGGGGCCTTAAGGCAAAACAGGCTTAAGAAAGAAACATTGATGCATACTGGTAATAGTATAGAGCACATTATAGAGGTAACTGTAATAGAGTAATAGAAAATAGAGTAATAGGAAAGAGTAATAGAGTATATTGAATAGAAATAGTATACAGTATAGTATAAACATTATTTGAATAGTAATTGAATAGTAATAACTAGTAATTGTAATTATCTTAGTAATAGTACAGAGATAGCAATAAAACATGAAGCACTCACGTGTCACTTTTAggtgtttgtttttacaaaataaaacagctccccaacccttatagggagtTATAAAGAAAACACCTGTCCAGGATCCAGTGcttttgagtctgggtcaatccagttgggtatggtttaaaaaaagaacaaggctAGGACCAACCTATGGGCTATGATAGCCTTCTGGAAGATAAGCCCCTACAGAGTTGTTAGGTTCTGCAATATCCATCCTTCCAAAGACTTaa
Encoded proteins:
- the CRYBG2 gene encoding beta/gamma crystallin domain-containing protein 2, with the translated sequence MEKVANSTPSCQSRPRGHAPRPPLRPKKNALDSLKKNVKTPFGKVSAASLTVEGEGARTSSPSRVSKLLEAWEKGLVGMDVTGPAPSAETRPSHSPIPTRRLLSAPDDAHSSHPASSKNSVSPSNLASVDAKQRLSPANARKSCSPAGRRQSPFSEDAKQSSSPSPQRPSGTAESQRSHCLGGGAQPPSLAPTQQPLSPAKARQTQVPPLPAGSSHSHSPVGRRYSPSRTENQSSSSLDDTQHSSSLSENRSSYSVADMRRFYSGGSIRQPPSPVSSMVETKQPFTPADSRSVSPSSDARSSPSPIGAKRSSPSSDTRCPFHPPVNGCSSSSASARCSASPAEVNCLPPPPDVIPLSSQADSWHSLSKMDTEGSPALVEPRGFSSTAVEGHSCSLSPRRNFTAHGPVFAQVYSRPPKPKDQLRTEAQDGKSTRVTESPGTTLCHAAVHSPGDAGFPKENHVTNTDGLQEEKNLAVSPDSIGGTMSQKESHMLNGDCSMADSRSLRESKLPGAIALRSSAESSPSSTLNATSFSGSSGGNHISSATSTKFFEEPCVFKPVPHVVSSSTVAKSQTQWYGPKGSSVVVLRAKQQVIVPQPGYSTIYQAGREIILSAPGSGNPSQGWQEKSPAPSSTTSSLLEENRQTQADLPDAESHQRIHSSFPRSCICSMPESQPENGMTHSQNASVMDAQRPRCVLVPSPACASNREATIVREGVTPFSTPQRDCSLPSKSASQKHSNLFAGSRSEPEQGMPNAGDPIANGSDQESSLLGVGKASLTANRRNKGPLDAAGETGISVASQQTSPGHHEARTQDELKEEQQTAGKGSPVFAPEQKGPPDGTLTSLSLPEPPRGNTRSSNQTSEQEPEEVEMEHFVDTLRNMDPADLRKPSKVLLRPPRPSILAKPKVLPPIDENHITPKSKVPLPAALGELFVLTEANSEKGTGPKGEEPGWAEEDTEEIENPYLSKEDKSWDCSIDRRSYSWENQQYKTEEEIGAFLGKLQRSPGDTKGKVIAPKAIVNQTNLIRSNILKGTSLLSNFVDRRVVEGKPYSRLDNSFLYSKFISPEKAEFKAPTKRKKMSSFVQKISRECQMSANGHQEDAVHKGLSPTALHFRAPDTNGNSRQIILLSKEAETLTQSEIQEKKPLKINKRPSKIILYSEAGFGGQKREIWSDVPDATSWELASTISIQVVRGGWLMYEKPRFHGRKCVLAEGNVEIANPWRMYCKKESERENAPFRIGSLKWVVQDYRLPEISFFSEENGEGRKQRFSDSVEDSRTYGRPLKAASIIVHSGLWLVYSKPFFDDDPYVLEPGGYPSLQAWGAKDPSICSMHPIKLGSPVVENPAEPKALIFERPHFQGRNWEVSRDIYNLKKPENNQDSMMSTAGSLKITGGCWVGYEKEGFRGHQYLLEEGEYCDWTEWGGSNEELVSLRLIRTDFLDPALVLFEAMDFEDGPSVELSEALPDVELASYGTVTQSIHVLSGVWVAYEGKNFSGEQYILEKGVYRNCEDWGASNCRIASVQPVQQVGECNLHFVSEIQLFSDPDLLGNSMTFKEDQASLPENFILSSCRVNGGSWILYDDHQFDGEQHILSEGEYPSLTSMGCSFTTVIHSLKKVPIFFSEPSIFLHGLECFEGKEIELNGEMRSLKAEGFNNHVLSVRVKGGIWVLCEHSDFRGHQWLLDCTEITNWLTYSGIQHIGSLYPIRQRRIYFRLKNQELKSFLSAPDDVEDMKAGRVLVSEINDKNSCIWYYEEGLMKNQVAPNMSLQVIGQAGKGTKVVLWSESRVPQQTWRIDSFGRICSQMFDDKVLDVKGGRTYDQDHAVIWDSSEERPTQIWDVQLL